From the genome of Acidimicrobiales bacterium, one region includes:
- the cofE gene encoding coenzyme F420-0:L-glutamate ligase → MTTGQPAFPAIQVIPVEGLPEVRVGDDLAGLIAEAADLVDGDVVVVTQKVVSKAEDRLVDIDPEVGHKPLVERESVRILRRRGDLIISETEHGFVCANAGIDLSNVEAGRAALLPVDSDRSARRIRDALRHRFGVDVAVVVSDTFGRPWRRGVTDVAIGCAGLRPVVDLRGTTDALGRELQVTEVAIVDEIAAAAELVMGKAYGIPVAVVRGVDPAWFGDGGVVADVVRPPEEDLFR, encoded by the coding sequence ATGACGACCGGGCAGCCGGCATTCCCGGCGATCCAGGTCATCCCGGTTGAGGGCCTTCCGGAGGTCCGGGTGGGTGACGACCTGGCGGGCCTCATCGCCGAAGCCGCCGACCTGGTGGACGGCGACGTTGTGGTCGTCACCCAGAAGGTGGTCTCCAAGGCCGAGGACCGGCTGGTGGACATAGACCCCGAGGTGGGCCACAAGCCGCTCGTGGAACGCGAATCGGTCCGGATCCTGCGCCGCCGTGGCGACCTGATCATCAGCGAGACCGAGCACGGCTTCGTGTGCGCCAACGCCGGCATAGACCTCTCCAACGTGGAGGCCGGCCGGGCTGCACTGCTACCCGTCGACTCGGACCGTTCGGCCCGTCGGATCCGCGATGCCCTGCGCCACCGGTTCGGGGTGGACGTAGCCGTGGTGGTGAGCGACACCTTCGGACGACCCTGGCGCCGGGGCGTCACCGACGTTGCCATCGGCTGCGCCGGCCTGCGGCCGGTGGTCGACCTGAGGGGCACAACCGACGCCCTGGGCCGCGAGCTGCAGGTGACCGAGGTGGCGATCGTCGACGAGATCGCGGCGGCCGCCGAGCTGGTCATGGGCAAGGCCTACGGGATCCCGGTGGCCGTGGTGCGCGGTGTGGACCCGGCGTGGTTCGGCGACGGCGGCGTGGTCGCAGACGTGGTCCGTCCGCCCGAAGAGGACCTGTTCCGGTAG
- a CDS encoding glycosyltransferase family 4 protein — MSIPVTSPIRVAHLLEQCWHRVPGGTAVAAVGLARALHARPDVDVTGITARHRTGPPDHLDAGVPTVASRLPRAVLYESWHRLHRPVVDRLAGQPDLVHATGGAVPATDLPLVATIHDLAWRRHPEVATLRGHRMFEAWLSDARRADRVVCPSEATRRDLLEAGFPEHQVVVVPLGADPVSADPELAARLRASHGLDGPVALWVGTVEPRKNLPVLARALASLGLDGPTLVVVGPTGWREDLSAAVAPLGDRVVVTGPVDEAVKHAWFDAADVFCFPSLLEGFGLPVLEAMGHGTPVVTSAGTATAEVVGDAGLTVDSADVDGLADAMRRVIEDPDLAARLGDAGRLRAATMTWDATAEATVRLYREVLGT, encoded by the coding sequence ATGAGCATTCCGGTTACGAGCCCGATCCGGGTAGCCCACCTGCTGGAGCAGTGCTGGCACCGCGTTCCCGGTGGTACGGCGGTAGCTGCCGTCGGCCTGGCCCGCGCCCTGCACGCCCGCCCGGACGTCGACGTAACCGGCATCACCGCCCGCCACCGGACCGGCCCGCCCGACCACCTCGACGCCGGCGTGCCCACGGTGGCTTCCCGCCTGCCCCGGGCGGTGCTCTACGAGTCGTGGCACCGGCTGCACCGACCGGTGGTCGACCGGCTGGCCGGCCAACCGGACCTGGTACATGCCACCGGGGGAGCGGTCCCGGCCACCGACCTGCCGCTGGTGGCCACCATCCACGACCTGGCCTGGCGCCGCCACCCCGAGGTCGCCACCCTCCGGGGCCATCGCATGTTCGAGGCCTGGCTGTCCGACGCCCGACGGGCCGACCGGGTCGTCTGCCCGTCGGAGGCCACACGACGGGACCTGCTCGAAGCCGGATTCCCAGAACACCAGGTGGTCGTCGTCCCGCTCGGTGCCGACCCGGTGTCAGCGGACCCCGAACTGGCTGCACGACTCCGGGCCAGCCACGGCCTCGACGGGCCGGTGGCACTGTGGGTCGGAACCGTGGAACCCCGCAAGAACCTCCCAGTCCTGGCCCGTGCCCTGGCCTCCCTGGGCCTCGACGGCCCGACCCTGGTCGTGGTCGGCCCCACCGGGTGGCGTGAGGACCTCTCCGCGGCGGTCGCCCCACTCGGGGACCGTGTGGTGGTGACCGGGCCCGTCGACGAGGCCGTCAAGCACGCCTGGTTCGACGCCGCCGACGTCTTCTGCTTCCCCAGCCTGCTGGAGGGCTTCGGGCTCCCGGTGCTGGAGGCCATGGGCCACGGCACGCCGGTCGTCACCTCGGCCGGCACGGCTACCGCGGAGGTGGTGGGCGATGCCGGCCTAACGGTGGACTCCGCCGACGTCGACGGCCTGGCAGATGCGATGCGCCGGGTGATCGAGGATCCCGATCTGGCTGCCCGGCTGGGCGACGCCGGCCGCCTCAGGGCCGCCACCATGACGTGGGACGCCACCGCCGAAGCGACGGTGCGCCTCTACAGAGAGGTCCTGGGCACATGA
- a CDS encoding glycosyltransferase family 4 protein, whose translation MTRLAVNLLSLVPGDVGGAEEYAVRTLTAYGRHGPSDLRPVVYLSRAALDAHPDLGAAFDVDVHPGDGSSRPRRILAESTWLARRTAGMAVHHLGGRIPARTSRPVAVTVHDLQPLVHPGNFPLVRRRYLGWALPRSVDRADLVVAVSDQVGRQVVDRLGMDPARVVTVPIGTEEVAAGPAEPSGPPTILYPAVTHPHKNHLMLVEAFTRLADGHPAAHLVLTGGPGDAEADVADAIAASRHGDRILRTGRIPSDDLARRLAAATVVAFPSTYEGFGIPVLEAMAAGVPVLVADGTPAADLVSDGGVDRDAVLAPHDPQAWADRLGRILDDRAQRTDLALRGLTAAADHTWEASAEALEQAWRRLLAGPEVGPDSGQPAGPDTGPRG comes from the coding sequence ATGACCCGCCTCGCCGTGAACCTCCTGTCGCTGGTGCCCGGAGACGTCGGTGGGGCCGAGGAGTACGCCGTTCGCACCCTCACCGCCTACGGCCGCCACGGCCCGTCGGACCTCCGACCGGTCGTCTACCTGTCCCGCGCGGCACTGGACGCCCACCCCGACCTGGGCGCCGCCTTCGACGTGGACGTCCACCCCGGAGACGGCAGCAGCCGCCCCCGCCGGATCCTCGCCGAGTCCACGTGGCTGGCCCGTCGAACCGCCGGCATGGCGGTCCACCACCTCGGCGGACGCATACCGGCTCGCACGAGCCGACCGGTGGCCGTCACCGTCCACGACCTCCAGCCTCTCGTCCATCCGGGGAACTTCCCGCTCGTCAGGCGCCGCTACCTGGGATGGGCACTTCCCCGGTCGGTCGACCGGGCCGACCTGGTGGTGGCCGTCAGCGACCAGGTGGGTCGCCAGGTCGTCGATCGGCTCGGGATGGATCCCGCCCGGGTGGTCACCGTCCCGATCGGAACAGAGGAAGTTGCCGCCGGCCCGGCCGAGCCGTCGGGCCCACCCACGATCCTGTACCCGGCGGTCACCCACCCGCACAAGAACCACCTGATGCTCGTCGAGGCGTTCACCCGCCTGGCCGACGGCCATCCGGCTGCCCACCTCGTGCTGACCGGTGGGCCGGGTGACGCCGAGGCCGACGTGGCTGACGCAATCGCTGCCAGCCGTCACGGCGACCGGATCCTGCGTACCGGCCGCATCCCGTCCGACGACCTGGCCCGCCGCCTCGCAGCGGCCACCGTCGTGGCCTTCCCGTCCACCTACGAGGGGTTCGGGATCCCGGTCCTGGAGGCCATGGCCGCCGGCGTGCCGGTGCTCGTGGCCGACGGCACCCCGGCCGCCGACCTCGTGTCGGACGGTGGCGTGGATCGTGACGCCGTCCTGGCCCCGCACGACCCGCAGGCCTGGGCCGACCGCCTGGGCCGGATCCTCGACGACCGGGCGCAGCGGACGGACCTGGCCCTGCGAGGGCTCACGGCGGCCGCCGACCACACCTGGGAGGCCTCGGCTGAGGCCCTTGAACAGGCGTGGCGACGGCTGCTCGCCGGGCCTGAGGTCGGACCAGATTCTGGCCAACCTGCCGGGCCTGATACCGGACCACGAGGCTGA
- a CDS encoding histidinol dehydrogenase: AIDVVAQAEHGPDGLAWLVTWDEAVADAVEAEGMACVVTDTIMSSPDVAALLAKRILGMPAEDLTPDASVTPTAGASRNAEARR, encoded by the coding sequence CCGCCATCGACGTCGTGGCCCAGGCGGAGCACGGTCCCGATGGCCTGGCATGGCTCGTCACCTGGGACGAGGCGGTCGCCGACGCCGTGGAGGCCGAGGGCATGGCCTGCGTGGTAACCGACACGATCATGTCGTCGCCAGACGTGGCCGCCCTACTTGCCAAACGGATCCTGGGCATGCCGGCTGAGGATCTCACCCCGGATGCGAGTGTCACGCCGACCGCAGGCGCTTCCAGGAATGCAGAGGCTCGCCGATGA
- a CDS encoding LCP family protein: MTERPAAGLRRSWPQRLVILASLVFSVGMLAAAARLASFEDAVASIVRIEVPAGVLADVYEPDAAADVDDPDATGEPADDGVDPADKPLPPRNFLLIGTDSAVGLDADDPAGHRDRTPGIALADAIMLLRLDPGLSRASLVSLPRDLYVMIHRNGVPVREEKLASALLVGGMELGAPTLVETVTSEFGVPIHNFFIVDFLGFENIVDEIGGVSLWFPYPARDVASGLYVSESGCTLFDGRAALSFVRSRKPELFIDGTWQRVGVWNDLERNRRQQDFLVLAMERVVANGARSVIVRDDLIEAIAGATILDDRLTLRDLLDLGNSFADFDPTGLERHTLPVYDDVVGTSSVLRLHPDARKVFDVFRGITLRPDDVLLDVIDRRGPIEESVPAFQQMVYKGFPVRPFIGKAVPATTVRASRDRFDDAVLVGQMVTPMPRFEFDDALGDRVELILGQDFGSFLLAPRDLEQVKAVAQAALGESGDLGAPGGTADGEGTQDEGALPVFEPASALATGGDSAASAVPFRATRRTLRIRATTFDGRRPDGSRCP; the protein is encoded by the coding sequence GTGACGGAGCGACCGGCGGCGGGTCTACGGCGGTCGTGGCCCCAGCGGTTGGTCATCCTCGCCAGCCTCGTCTTCTCGGTCGGGATGCTGGCCGCCGCAGCCCGCCTCGCCTCGTTCGAGGACGCGGTCGCCAGCATCGTCCGCATCGAGGTCCCCGCTGGCGTGCTGGCCGACGTCTACGAGCCCGACGCGGCGGCGGACGTCGACGATCCAGACGCCACCGGCGAGCCAGCCGACGATGGAGTTGACCCGGCCGACAAGCCCCTTCCGCCCCGGAACTTCCTGCTGATCGGCACCGACAGCGCCGTCGGGCTCGACGCCGACGATCCGGCCGGCCACCGTGACCGGACCCCCGGCATCGCGCTGGCCGACGCCATCATGCTGCTCCGCCTGGACCCCGGGCTCTCACGGGCCTCCCTGGTCTCTCTGCCCCGGGACCTCTACGTGATGATCCACCGCAACGGCGTACCGGTCCGGGAGGAGAAGCTGGCCTCGGCCCTGCTGGTCGGCGGCATGGAACTCGGCGCCCCGACGCTCGTAGAGACGGTGACGAGCGAGTTCGGCGTACCCATCCACAACTTCTTCATCGTGGACTTCCTCGGCTTCGAGAACATCGTCGACGAGATCGGCGGCGTCTCCCTCTGGTTCCCGTATCCGGCCCGTGACGTCGCATCGGGCCTGTACGTGTCGGAGTCCGGCTGCACCCTCTTCGACGGCCGGGCCGCCCTGTCGTTCGTGCGCAGCCGCAAGCCGGAACTGTTCATCGACGGCACCTGGCAGCGGGTCGGCGTCTGGAACGACCTGGAGCGGAACCGACGCCAGCAGGACTTCCTGGTCCTGGCCATGGAGCGGGTCGTAGCCAACGGCGCCCGGTCGGTGATCGTGCGCGACGACCTGATCGAGGCGATCGCCGGGGCGACCATCCTGGATGACCGCCTGACCCTGCGCGACCTGCTGGACCTGGGCAACTCGTTCGCCGACTTCGACCCGACCGGCCTGGAGCGTCACACACTGCCGGTCTACGACGACGTGGTCGGAACCTCGTCGGTGCTGCGGCTCCATCCGGACGCCCGGAAGGTCTTCGACGTGTTCCGCGGGATCACGCTGCGCCCCGACGACGTGCTGCTCGACGTCATCGACCGTCGTGGGCCGATCGAGGAGTCGGTCCCTGCCTTCCAGCAGATGGTCTACAAGGGCTTCCCGGTCCGACCGTTTATCGGCAAGGCGGTGCCGGCCACCACCGTCCGGGCCTCGCGTGACCGCTTCGACGACGCCGTGCTGGTCGGCCAGATGGTTACGCCGATGCCCCGCTTCGAGTTCGACGACGCCCTCGGCGACCGCGTCGAGCTGATCCTCGGCCAGGACTTCGGTTCCTTCCTCCTGGCGCCCCGGGACCTCGAGCAGGTGAAGGCGGTCGCACAGGCGGCCCTCGGTGAATCGGGAGACCTGGGCGCTCCAGGTGGCACAGCCGACGGGGAAGGCACACAGGACGAGGGTGCCCTTCCGGTGTTCGAACCGGCGTCGGCCCTGGCAACAGGTGGTGACTCAGCCGCCTCGGCGGTTCCGTTCCGGGCCACCCGGCGGACGCTGCGCATCAGGGCCACGACGTTCGACGGTCGACGTCCCGACGGCAGCCGCTGTCCCTGA
- a CDS encoding NDP-sugar synthase yields MQAVILVGGFGTRLRPLTRDIPKQMLPVVDRPIIEHVVAHLAGHGVTRVVLSLGFRPEAFADAYPDGTCAGLPLHYAVEPEPLDTAGAVRFAALEAGIGAGTGPGSVSEGCDTFLVLNGDVLTDLDIGAMVASHRAAGAEATLALTEVDDPSRYGVVPTDAEGRVVGFVEKPDAESAPSRWINAGTYVLEPSILDRIPDGRPVSIEREVFPAMATERRLHAVRSDAYWIDTGTPEAYIRAQVDLVDGTRGDLPAVHPSAQVDPGADVERSVVMAGVTVGPGARLCDAVVMDGATIGADATVDHSIVGPGAHVGSGASIAGLTVIGATETVGAGIQLAGVRIPGDS; encoded by the coding sequence GTGCAGGCCGTCATCCTTGTCGGGGGATTCGGAACCCGGCTGCGTCCGCTCACCCGGGACATACCGAAGCAGATGCTGCCGGTCGTGGACCGGCCGATTATCGAGCATGTCGTCGCCCACCTTGCCGGCCACGGTGTCACCCGGGTCGTCCTCTCGCTGGGGTTCCGCCCCGAGGCCTTCGCCGACGCCTACCCGGACGGCACCTGTGCCGGGCTCCCACTGCACTACGCGGTCGAGCCGGAGCCGCTGGACACCGCCGGCGCCGTGCGCTTCGCCGCCCTCGAGGCAGGCATCGGTGCTGGCACCGGGCCCGGTTCAGTTTCCGAGGGCTGTGACACGTTCCTGGTGCTGAACGGCGACGTGCTCACCGACCTGGACATCGGCGCCATGGTCGCCAGCCACCGGGCGGCGGGCGCCGAGGCGACCCTGGCCCTCACCGAGGTCGACGATCCGTCGCGCTACGGCGTGGTCCCCACCGACGCCGAGGGTCGGGTGGTCGGTTTCGTCGAGAAGCCCGACGCCGAATCGGCGCCTTCCCGGTGGATCAACGCCGGCACCTACGTCCTCGAACCGTCGATCCTGGACCGGATCCCGGACGGCCGGCCGGTGTCCATCGAGCGGGAGGTGTTCCCGGCCATGGCCACCGAACGCCGGCTGCACGCCGTGCGGTCCGACGCATACTGGATCGACACCGGGACCCCCGAGGCCTACATCAGGGCGCAGGTGGACCTGGTCGACGGCACGCGGGGAGACCTTCCCGCCGTCCACCCGTCGGCACAGGTGGACCCTGGTGCCGACGTAGAGCGGTCGGTTGTCATGGCCGGGGTGACGGTCGGGCCGGGCGCACGCCTGTGTGATGCTGTGGTCATGGATGGCGCGACCATCGGTGCCGACGCCACCGTTGACCACTCCATCGTCGGTCCCGGCGCACATGTGGGAAGCGGCGCGTCGATAGCGGGCCTGACCGTCATCGGAGCGACAGAGACGGTAGGTGCCGGTATCCAACTGGCTGGCGTCCGGATTCCGGGAGACTCCTGA
- the galE gene encoding UDP-glucose 4-epimerase GalE, whose amino-acid sequence MAVLVTGGAGYIGSHTAAVLHEAGRDVVVLDDLSNSSVAAVDALRALTRPDLPFIEADAADADAVGRAIADHGVDEVVHFAAFKSVSGSIADPEGYHRNNVGSTIGVVEAMRSHGVSRLVFSSSCTVYGEPTQLPITEDSPVGASNPYGATKVACEELLAAEAAAGGLDVLLLRYFNPVGAHASGDLGEDPRGTPDNLVPYLMQVAVGRRDRLSVFGGDYDTPDGSAIRDYIHVVDLAEGHVAALDMLAAPNDEDVRDPSVGSPGCRAINLGTGTGHSVLEVLAAAGRVIGRPVPHEVVGRRAGDIERIWADPSLAADLLGWRATRGLDEMLADHWRWQQRHPDGYGA is encoded by the coding sequence ATGGCCGTCCTCGTCACCGGCGGAGCGGGCTACATCGGAAGCCACACGGCGGCGGTACTCCACGAAGCCGGTCGCGACGTGGTCGTGCTGGATGACCTCTCCAACTCGTCGGTGGCCGCCGTCGACGCCCTCCGGGCCCTGACCCGGCCCGACCTCCCGTTCATCGAGGCCGATGCGGCCGACGCCGACGCGGTCGGACGGGCCATTGCCGACCACGGCGTCGACGAGGTGGTCCACTTCGCTGCGTTCAAGTCGGTGAGCGGGTCGATCGCCGACCCGGAGGGCTACCACCGCAACAACGTCGGCTCGACGATCGGCGTGGTCGAGGCCATGCGCAGCCACGGCGTGTCCCGCCTCGTCTTCTCGTCGTCGTGCACCGTCTACGGCGAACCGACGCAGCTGCCGATCACCGAGGACTCGCCCGTCGGCGCCTCCAACCCGTACGGCGCCACCAAGGTCGCCTGCGAGGAACTCCTGGCCGCCGAGGCCGCTGCGGGCGGGCTCGACGTCCTCCTGCTGCGCTACTTCAACCCGGTGGGAGCCCATGCGAGCGGCGACCTGGGCGAGGACCCGCGGGGTACCCCGGACAACCTCGTGCCGTACCTCATGCAGGTGGCTGTCGGCCGCCGGGACCGGCTGTCGGTGTTCGGCGGCGACTACGACACGCCGGACGGCTCGGCCATCCGCGACTACATCCACGTGGTCGACCTGGCCGAGGGACACGTGGCGGCCCTGGACATGCTGGCTGCGCCGAATGACGAGGATGTCCGGGATCCGTCAGTCGGGTCACCGGGCTGCCGGGCCATCAACCTGGGAACGGGCACCGGCCATTCCGTGCTCGAGGTACTTGCCGCCGCCGGACGGGTCATCGGTCGCCCGGTGCCCCACGAGGTGGTGGGCCGACGGGCCGGCGACATAGAGCGGATCTGGGCCGACCCGTCGCTGGCGGCGGACCTGCTGGGCTGGCGGGCCACACGCGGCCTTGACGAGATGCTGGCAGACCACTGGCGCTGGCAGCAGCGCCACCCCGACGGCTACGGCGCCTGA
- a CDS encoding glycosyltransferase family 4 protein: protein MRLLVITPHLQPDTAPTGVVVSAIVDRLGDLGHDVHVVTSLPWYADHRIADGWRGRPFRRGNHGDATVVRLHPFPSDKANLVARALGFVGFTGLATLAGLAARGPFDGVVAVSPPLTLGLAGWLVARRHRCPLVFNVQDVFPDVAVQVGAITSPRAIRFFRALERFTYRRSDAVTVLSDDLAANVAAKLGIDKLAIDKQPAANGQEGSHARRPQVRVIPNFVDTDAIRPADRDTAYRAEHGLGDRTVVMYAGNLGHSQSLDLLVGAARRHRHRDDVAYVANGGGVRADELREAAADLPNLTVVGYQPAERVPEVLVTADVHVVLLRAGLGASSVPSKTYSALAAGRPLVASVDEGTEAARVLDEAGAGLAVPPDDLDAFVSAVERLVDDPELRATMGAAGRRWAERWRSPTSVAAAYADLVDELAGTPTRRRRQG, encoded by the coding sequence GTGCGACTCCTCGTAATTACGCCGCACCTGCAGCCCGACACCGCCCCCACCGGCGTCGTGGTGTCGGCCATCGTGGACCGGCTGGGCGACCTCGGCCACGACGTCCACGTCGTCACCTCCCTGCCCTGGTACGCCGACCACCGGATCGCCGACGGCTGGCGGGGTCGACCGTTCCGGCGGGGGAACCACGGCGACGCGACCGTGGTGCGCCTCCACCCGTTCCCGTCCGACAAGGCCAACCTGGTGGCCCGGGCCCTCGGCTTCGTCGGCTTCACCGGCCTCGCCACCCTGGCCGGCCTGGCCGCCCGTGGGCCGTTCGACGGCGTGGTCGCCGTCTCGCCGCCCCTCACCCTCGGCCTGGCCGGCTGGCTGGTTGCCAGAAGGCACCGCTGTCCGCTGGTGTTCAACGTCCAGGACGTCTTCCCCGACGTGGCCGTACAGGTCGGGGCCATCACGTCGCCCCGTGCCATCCGGTTCTTCAGGGCCCTGGAGCGGTTCACCTACCGCCGGTCCGACGCCGTCACGGTCCTGTCAGATGACCTGGCCGCCAACGTGGCTGCCAAGTTGGGCATCGACAAGCTGGCTATCGACAAGCAGCCTGCCGCCAATGGCCAGGAAGGGAGCCACGCCCGCCGACCACAGGTGCGTGTCATCCCCAACTTCGTCGACACCGACGCCATCCGGCCCGCGGACCGCGACACCGCCTACCGGGCCGAACACGGCCTCGGCGACCGGACCGTGGTCATGTACGCCGGCAACCTGGGCCATTCCCAGTCGCTCGACCTCCTCGTGGGTGCCGCCCGACGCCACCGTCACCGCGACGACGTCGCCTACGTGGCCAACGGTGGAGGCGTGCGGGCAGACGAGCTCCGCGAGGCCGCAGCGGACCTGCCGAACCTCACGGTGGTCGGCTACCAGCCTGCCGAACGGGTACCCGAGGTCCTGGTCACGGCCGACGTGCACGTCGTGCTGCTCAGGGCCGGGTTGGGCGCCTCCAGCGTGCCGTCAAAGACCTATTCGGCCCTGGCCGCCGGTCGGCCGCTGGTCGCCAGCGTCGACGAGGGCACCGAGGCGGCCCGGGTGCTCGACGAGGCCGGGGCCGGCCTGGCCGTGCCCCCGGACGACCTGGACGCCTTCGTGTCCGCGGTGGAGCGCCTTGTCGACGATCCGGAACTCCGGGCCACCATGGGCGCGGCCGGGCGACGCTGGGCCGAGCGGTGGAGGTCGCCCACCTCGGTCGCCGCGGCGTACGCGGACCTCGTCGACGAGCTCGCCGGCACGCCGACCAGGCGCCGCCGGCAGGGCTGA